Proteins encoded together in one Bos indicus isolate NIAB-ARS_2022 breed Sahiwal x Tharparkar chromosome 3, NIAB-ARS_B.indTharparkar_mat_pri_1.0, whole genome shotgun sequence window:
- the ADAMTS4 gene encoding A disintegrin and metalloproteinase with thrombospondin motifs 4, translating into MSLSPQAAERSFSKPGQGGLGAQMASVPPSYSISAMSHMDSHPGRGLADGWLWGIQPRLLLPTVPVSGSRLVWLLLLASLLPSAWPASPLPREEEIVFPEKLNGSVLPGLGAPARLLYRLPAFGETLLLELEKDPGVQVEGLTVQYLGRAPELLGGAEPGTYLTGTINGDPESVASLHWDGGALLGVLQYRGTELHIQPLEGGAPNSAGGPGAHILRRKSPVSGQGPMCNVKAPPGKPSPSPRRAKRFASLSRFVETLVVADDKMAAFHGAGLKRYLLTVMAAAAKAFKHPSIRNPVSLVVTRLVVLGPGEEGPQVGPSAAQTLRSFCAWQRGLNTPDDADPGHFDTAILFTRQDLCGVSTCDTLGMADVGTVCDPARSCAIVEDDGLQSAFTAAHELGHVFSMLHDNSKQCTGLNGPESTSRHVMAPVMAHVDPEEPWSPCSARFITDFLDNGFGHCLLDKPEAPLHLPVTFPGKDYDADRQCQLTFGPDSRHCPQLPPPCAALWCSGHLNGHAMCQTKHSPWADGTPCGPAQACMGGRCLHVDQLQAFNVPQAGGWGPWGSWGDCSRSCGGGVQFSSRDCTRPVPRNGGKYCEGRRTRFRSCNTQDCPTGSALTFREEQCAAYNHRTDLFKNFPGPMDWVPRYTGVAPRDQCKLTCQTRALGYYYVLDPRVADGTPCSPDSSSVCVQGRCIHAGCDRVIGSKKKFDKCMVCGGDGSSCSKQSGSFKKFRYGYNNVVTIPAGATHILVRQQGSPSVRSLYLALKLPDGSYALNGEYTLIPSPTDVVLPGAVSLRYSGATAASETLSGHGPLAEPLTLQVLVAGNPQNARLRYSFFVPRPRPVPSTPRPTPQDWLRRKSQILEILRRRSWAGRK; encoded by the exons ATGAGTCTGAGCCCCCAGGCTGCAGAGAGGAGCTTTTCGAAGCCGGGACAGGGAGGACTTGGTGCCCAGATggcctcagtccctcccagctaCAGCATCAGTGCCATGTCCCACATGGACTCGCATCCCGGGAGGGGCTTGGCGGACGGCTGGCTGTGGGGAATCCAACCCCGCCTGCTGCTCCCCACTGTGCCCGTCTCCGGCTCCAGGCtagtgtggctgctgctgctagcctccctcctgccctcagcctggcCGGCCAGCCCCCTCCCCCGGGAGGAGGAGATCGTGTTTCCAGAGAAGCTCAACGGCAGCGTCCTGCCTGGTTTGGGCGCCCCTGCCAGGCTGTTGTACCGCTTGCCAGCCTTTGGGGAGACGCTGCTGCTAGAGCTGGAGAAGGACCCCGGCGTGCAGGTTGAGGGGCTGACGGTGCAATACTTGGGCCGAGCGCCTGAGCTGCTAGGTGGGGCGGAGCCAGGCACCTACCTCACCGGCACCATCAACGGAGATCCGGAGTCAGTGGCATCTCTGCACTGGGACGGGGGAGCACTTTTAGGGGTGCTGCAGTACCGAGGGACTGAACTCCACATCCAGCCCCTGGAGGGAGGCGCGCCTAACTCCGCTGGGGGGCCTGGGGCTCACATCCTACGCCGGAAGAGTCCTGTCAGCGGCCAGGGCCCCATGTGCAACGTCAAGGCTCCTCCTGGGaaacccagccccagcccccgaAGGGCTAAG CGCTTTGCCTCACTGAGCAGATTTGTGGAGACTCTGGTGGTGGCAGATGACAAGATGGCGGCATTCCATGGTGCAGGGCTCAAGCGCTACCTGCTGACAGTTATGGCAGCGGCGGCCAAGGCCTTCAAGCACCCGAGCATCCGCAACCCCGTCAGCTTGGTGGTGACTCGGCTAGTGGTTCTGGGGCCAGGTGAGGAAGGGCCCCAAGTGGGCCCCAGTGCCGCCCAGACCCTGCGCAGCTTCTGTGCCTGGCAACGAGGACTCAACACCCCTGACGACGCGGACCCTGGCCACTTTGACACAGCCATTCTGTTTACCCGGCAG GACCTGTGCGGAGTTTCTACCTGTGACACTCTAGGCATGGCTGACGTGGGCACCGTGTGTGACCCCGCCCGGAGCTGCGCCATTGTGGAGGATGATGGGCTGCAGTCAGCTTTCACCGCTGCTCATGAACTGG GCCATGTCTTCAGCATGCTCCATGACAACTCGAAGCAATGCACTGGTCTGAATGGGCCTGAGAGCACCTCCCGCCACGTCATGGCTCCTGTGATGGCTCACGTGGATCCCGAGGAGCCCTGGTCCCCCTGCAGCGCCCGCTTCATCACTGACTTCCTAGACAATGGCTTCG GGCACTGTCTCCTAGACAAGCCGGAGGCTCCTCTGCATCTGCCCGTGACCTTCCCCGGCAAGGACTACGACGCTGACCGCCAGTGCCAGCTGACCTTTGGGCCTGACTCGCGCCATTGTCCACAGCTGCCGCCGCCCTGTGCTGCCCTCTGGTGCTCTGGCCATCTGAATGGCCATGCCATGTGCCAGACTAAGCACTCACCCTGGGCCGACGGTACCCCTTGCGGGCCCGCACAGGCTTGTATGGGTGGCCGCTGCCTCCATGTGGACCAGCTCCAGGCTTTCAAT GTCCCACAGGCTGGTGGCTGGGGTCCCTGGGGATCGTGGGGTGACTGCTCTCGGAGCTGTGGGGGTGGTGTCCAGTTCTCTTCCCGGGACTGCACACGGCCCGTCCCCCGGAATGGTGGCAAGTACTGTGAGGGCCGCCGTACCCGCTTCCGTTCCTGCAACACCCAGGACTGCCCAACTGGCTCAG CACTGACCTTCCGCGAAGAGCAGTGTGCTGCCTACAACCACCGCACTGACCTCTTCAAGAACTTCCCCGGGCCCATGGACTGGGTTCCTCGCTACACTGGTGTGGCCCCCCGAGACCAGTGCAAACTCACCTGCCAGACCCGGGCACTGGGCTACTATTACGTGCTGGACCCACGG gTGGCAGATGGGACCCCCTGTTCCCCGGACAGCTCCTCAGTCTGTGTCCAGGGCCGCTGCATCCATGCCGGCTGTGACCGCGTCATTGGCTCCAAAAAGAAGTTCGACAAGTGCATGGTGTGTGGTGGGGATGGTTCCAGCTGCAGCAAGCAGTCTGGCTCCTTCAAAAAATTCAG GTACGGATACAACAACGTGGTCACCATCCCCGCTGGGGCCACCCACATCCTGGTGCGACAGCAGGGGAGCCCTAGCGTCCGGAGCCTCTACCTGGCCCTGAAGCTCCCCGATGGCTCCTATGCCCTCAACGGTGAATACACGCTGATCCCGTCCCCCACAGACGTGGTACTGCCCGGGGCCGTCAGCCTGCGCTACAGCGGGGCCACTGCAGCCTCGGAGACACTGTCAGGACACGGGCCCCTGGCTGAGCCCTTAACGCTGCAGGTCCTAGTGGCTGGCAACCCGCAGAACGCCCGCCTCAGATACAGCTTCTTCGTGCCGCGACCGCGACCGGTCCCCTCCACGCCACGCCCCACTCCCCAGGACTGGCTGCGCCGCAAGTCACAGATTCTGGAGATCCTCCGGCGGCGCTCCTGGGCCGGCAGGAAATAA